Genomic DNA from Alkalihalobacterium alkalinitrilicum:
ACTAAGTGGCGAAGCATTAGCTGGTGACTTAGGATATGGGATTGACCCAGCAGTCATCCAATCGATTGCAACTCAAGTTAAGGAAATTATTGAATTAGATGTTGAAGTAGCTGTTGTTGTAGGTGGAGGAAACATTTGGCGCGGTATGGCAGGTAGTGCAAAAGGAATGGACCGCGCGACGGCTGACTACATGGGTATGTTAGCAACGGTAATGAACTCACTAGCTCTTCAAGACAGTCTTGAAACGATTGGCGTGCAAACACGTGTTCAAACATCGATTGAAATGAGACAAGTAGCAGAACCTTATATTCGCCGAAAGGCAATTCGTCACCTAGAGAAAAAACGTGTCGTGATTTTTGCTGCAGGTACGGGTAATCCGTATTTCTCAACGGATACAACTGCTGCTTTAAGAGCTGCTGAAATAGAAGCCGAAGTGATCCTTATGGCTAAAAATAAAGTAGATGGTGTATACAGTGCAGATCCAGCGGTTGATGCAACCGCAAAGAAATACGAATCGATTACGTACCTTGATTTATTGAAAGAAGGATTAGCTGTAATGGATTCAACTGCTTCTTCATTGTGTATGGACAACGATATACCACTTATTGTTTTTTCAATTATGGAAGAAGGAAATATAAAACGTGCTGTTCTAGGTGAACAAATCGGAACAGTTGTAAGGGGGAGTTAATATGTCAAAAGAATTAATGCAAGACGCACAAGTTCGAATGAAAAAAGCAATAGATGCACTGAATCGTGAATTATCTACCTTACGTGCAGGGCGTGCAAACCCAGGTTTACTTGAAAAAGTAACTGTAGAATACTACGGGGCTCCAACTCCATTAAACCAATTAGCAACGATTTCTGTCCCAGAAGCTCGGATGTTAGTGATCCAGCCATTCGATAAAACCATTATTGGAGATATAGAAAAAGCGATCTTAAAATCAGATTTAGGCCTAACTCCTTCTAACGACGGAACGATTATTCGTATTACAATCCCAGCTTTAACCGAAGAGCGTCGTAAAGAACTTGTGAAACTGGTTAAAAAATATGCAGAAGAAGGAAAAGTGGCAGTTAGGAATATTCGCCGCGACATTAATGATGATTTGAAAAAGTTACAAAAAGATGGCGAGTTAACAGAAGATGATCTGCGTCGTTCAACGGATGAAGTACAAAAAATGACGGATAAACACATCGCTGATATCGATCAAGTAGCTTTAAATAAAGAAAAAGAAATCATGGAAGTATAAGTGATTTCACGGTACAATAGAATAATGTAAATAGACCCTCTTAATACAGGGGGTTTTTTTACACTGTTCTATTGAAAATGGTACATTTTCTTGGATTCGTATTATAGCTATTCCATCTGGAAAAAATGGATGGTGTTGTTTTGGAGGGCTAGAAATGCTTGAGAAGTTTAAAAAGTGGAAATCGTCTAATGAAATAGACAGACCCTCACTTGAAGTGGATTTAGAAAATATTCCAAGTCACGTCGCCATCATTATGGATGGCAATGGTCGATGGGCTAAAAATAAAGGGCTCCCTAGGGTTGCTGGCCATCGTGAAGGCATGAAAGTTGTAAATAAAATTGTTAGCCGTGCAAACGAGTTAGGTGTAAAAGTATTAACTTTGTATGCTTTTTCAACGGAGAATTGGAAAAGGCCGAAAACTGAAGTTGATTTTTTAATGAAATTACCCGAACGTTATCTTAGTAACGAACTCCCTAAATTAAAAAAGGAAAATGTGAAAGTTCGCTTGATGGGGTGTGCTGAAGAATTACCCTCACATACACTTCGTGCTGTAGAAACGGCTATCGAAGAAACGAAAGATAATACAGGATTAATTTTAAATTTTGCACTAAATTACGGGAGTCGAATTGAAATCGTAAAAGCGATTCGTGCTTTAGCCATTGAAGTTGAACAAGGTAAACTTTCACCAGAACAAATCTCAGAAGGATACATTCAACAACACTTAATGACAAGTGATTTGAGTGATCCTGATTTGCTTATTCGTACGAGCGGTGAACTTCGATTAAGTAATTTTATGCTTTGGCAGTTAGCATATAGTGAATTTTGGTTTACAGATGTTTTATGGCCAGATTTTACAGAAGAGCATTTTGAGGAGGCTATACGTGTTTTTCAAAAAAGGGGCCGTAGATACGGTGGCGTATAGAGAGGAGGAAGATCAGTGAAACAACGAATTATTACTGCGGTCATAGCTGCATCGGTTTTTATCCCATTAATAGTTCTAGGAGGATTACCATTTACATTGACGATCCTTTTAGTTGCTTCGATAGCAATGGTCGAACTATTAAAAATGAAAAAAATACCTCCTTTCTCTTTTATAGGCCTTGTGAGCTTAATTTTAATGTGGATTTTGCTTGTACCTACGAATTGGCTTGACTTATCATTCCTTTCCCACGTGACCAAAGTTGAAATATTTGTATTTATGATAGTAATATTATTGATGACAACAGTCATTACGAAAAATAAATACACATTTGATGAAGTAGGATTTATTATTCTTTCATCTGTCTATGTTGGTTTTGGGTTTCATTATTTGATTTCAACGCGATTAGAAGCAGAGAATGGACTAGCACTTGTATTTTTTGTAATGTTTATTATCTGGGCTACCGATTCAGGGGCTTATTTTGTCGGCCGAAAATTAGGGAAACGAAAGCTATGGCCAGATATTAGTCCAAAGAAAACAATAGAGGGGTCAGTAGGAGGAATAATCTGTGCTTTTGTCATAGGTTTTATCTTTCAACTTCTTTTTCCAATCTTTGACTCGTATATTGTCTTAGGGCTTGTCATTTTAGTTGCCTCTGTATTTGGACAAATGGGGGATTTAGTGGAATCTGCATTGAAGCGTCATTATGTAGTTAAGGATTCTGGTAATGTTTTACCTGGTCATGGAGGTATGTTAGATCGCTTTGATAGTCTTATTTATGTTATGCCTATCCTCC
This window encodes:
- the pyrH gene encoding UMP kinase, whose protein sequence is MSKYNRVVLKLSGEALAGDLGYGIDPAVIQSIATQVKEIIELDVEVAVVVGGGNIWRGMAGSAKGMDRATADYMGMLATVMNSLALQDSLETIGVQTRVQTSIEMRQVAEPYIRRKAIRHLEKKRVVIFAAGTGNPYFSTDTTAALRAAEIEAEVILMAKNKVDGVYSADPAVDATAKKYESITYLDLLKEGLAVMDSTASSLCMDNDIPLIVFSIMEEGNIKRAVLGEQIGTVVRGS
- the frr gene encoding ribosome recycling factor, whose product is MSKELMQDAQVRMKKAIDALNRELSTLRAGRANPGLLEKVTVEYYGAPTPLNQLATISVPEARMLVIQPFDKTIIGDIEKAILKSDLGLTPSNDGTIIRITIPALTEERRKELVKLVKKYAEEGKVAVRNIRRDINDDLKKLQKDGELTEDDLRRSTDEVQKMTDKHIADIDQVALNKEKEIMEV
- a CDS encoding isoprenyl transferase, encoding MLEKFKKWKSSNEIDRPSLEVDLENIPSHVAIIMDGNGRWAKNKGLPRVAGHREGMKVVNKIVSRANELGVKVLTLYAFSTENWKRPKTEVDFLMKLPERYLSNELPKLKKENVKVRLMGCAEELPSHTLRAVETAIEETKDNTGLILNFALNYGSRIEIVKAIRALAIEVEQGKLSPEQISEGYIQQHLMTSDLSDPDLLIRTSGELRLSNFMLWQLAYSEFWFTDVLWPDFTEEHFEEAIRVFQKRGRRYGGV
- a CDS encoding phosphatidate cytidylyltransferase, producing the protein MKQRIITAVIAASVFIPLIVLGGLPFTLTILLVASIAMVELLKMKKIPPFSFIGLVSLILMWILLVPTNWLDLSFLSHVTKVEIFVFMIVILLMTTVITKNKYTFDEVGFIILSSVYVGFGFHYLISTRLEAENGLALVFFVMFIIWATDSGAYFVGRKLGKRKLWPDISPKKTIEGSVGGIICAFVIGFIFQLLFPIFDSYIVLGLVILVASVFGQMGDLVESALKRHYVVKDSGNVLPGHGGMLDRFDSLIYVMPILHLLQLI